In Akkermansia muciniphila, one DNA window encodes the following:
- a CDS encoding PP2C family protein-serine/threonine phosphatase, which yields MASSTLDILDCASAQWIGKRREQEDVVKSLPAAGGMLGIVCDGMGGHLRGDRASCVVAQEFAAVFAESGIEDIPERLTAALHAANRALAAIQKEPEESGTTLLAVFIRDHFLWWISVGDSPLYLWSGADSFRMDRLNEDHSMRPIADCLYRKGKMSLQGALRQRSVLRSAVMGGPMELVDISAMPLLLHPGDAVLACSDGLQVWSELLREPSFLALQKARDCSSRELVETIMEQVKDMLEPQQDNASVWAAVMRKPCAGAK from the coding sequence ATGGCTTCCAGCACCCTGGATATTCTGGATTGCGCTTCCGCCCAATGGATCGGCAAACGCCGCGAACAGGAAGACGTGGTTAAAAGTCTTCCCGCCGCCGGCGGGATGCTGGGCATTGTGTGCGACGGCATGGGAGGGCATCTTCGCGGGGATCGCGCCTCCTGTGTGGTAGCGCAGGAATTTGCCGCAGTATTTGCGGAAAGCGGCATAGAGGATATCCCGGAACGTTTAACGGCTGCTCTGCATGCGGCCAACAGGGCGTTGGCCGCCATTCAGAAGGAACCGGAGGAATCCGGGACCACGTTGCTGGCCGTCTTCATCCGCGACCATTTCCTGTGGTGGATCAGTGTGGGGGACTCCCCCCTTTATTTATGGAGCGGGGCAGACAGTTTCCGCATGGACCGTCTGAATGAAGACCATTCCATGAGACCGATTGCGGATTGCCTTTACCGGAAAGGGAAAATGTCCCTTCAAGGCGCGCTTCGGCAGCGTTCCGTTCTCCGTTCCGCCGTCATGGGCGGCCCCATGGAACTGGTGGATATCAGCGCCATGCCCCTGCTTCTGCATCCGGGAGATGCGGTGCTGGCCTGTTCGGATGGCCTGCAGGTTTGGAGCGAGCTGTTGAGAGAACCTTCTTTCCTGGCTCTTCAAAAGGCCAGGGATTGTTCCAGCCGGGAGCTGGTGGAAACTATCATGGAACAGGTGAAGGATATGCTGGAGCCCCAGCAGGATAATGCTTCCGTCTGGGCCGCCGTCATGCGAAAACCCTGTGCGGGCGCGAAATAA
- the plsY gene encoding glycerol-3-phosphate 1-O-acyltransferase PlsY codes for MIAWIVFYYLIGAVPFGYLAGRVKGIDLRQQGSCNIGATNAWRVLGWKWGLSVFILDFLKGFIPVFGTLNWLPSLTGDAGGWDFNVLVVLSCFAVILGHTYTCFLKFRGGKGVATTAGVLFALNPVVACVALASWLVVMGISGIVSLASLVAAVVMIAAGWWIYPLCQAGAVSPQILYVAFFTLVGALVILKHRSNIIRLLNGTEHSFYSKKSK; via the coding sequence ATGATCGCCTGGATAGTTTTCTATTACCTGATTGGAGCGGTTCCGTTCGGCTACCTTGCCGGCAGAGTCAAAGGAATTGACCTGAGGCAGCAGGGTTCCTGCAACATAGGCGCTACCAACGCGTGGCGCGTGCTGGGCTGGAAATGGGGCCTTTCCGTTTTCATTTTGGACTTTTTAAAGGGATTCATTCCTGTATTCGGCACTTTGAACTGGCTGCCGTCCCTGACGGGGGATGCGGGCGGCTGGGATTTCAATGTCTTGGTCGTTCTCTCCTGTTTCGCGGTTATACTCGGTCATACTTACACCTGTTTCCTGAAATTCAGGGGAGGAAAAGGCGTAGCGACAACCGCGGGGGTTTTATTTGCCCTCAATCCGGTGGTGGCTTGCGTGGCTCTGGCTTCTTGGCTGGTGGTTATGGGAATCTCCGGCATCGTGTCCCTGGCCAGCCTGGTGGCCGCTGTGGTGATGATTGCCGCCGGATGGTGGATTTATCCGCTTTGCCAGGCCGGGGCAGTTTCCCCCCAGATACTTTACGTCGCCTTTTTCACGTTAGTGGGCGCGCTGGTGATTCTCAAGCACCGTTCCAATATCATCAGGCTTCTCAACGGAACGGAGCACTCCTTCTATTCCAAAAAGTCCAAGTAA
- a CDS encoding radical SAM protein — MRPVFSETDLNERPFLVFWEVTRACALACRHCRAVAQPRPHPDELTHEEALRLIDQLAELRPPMLVLTGGDPVMRPDILELIRAASGKGLHVALSPAATARLLHTDFRALKEAGVQSMSLSLDGAHESTHDAFRGVLHTYERTLRAAEMAKEAGMHLQINTTITRSTLGEFDDFVELMNKMKPGMWSVFLLVPTGRAAMDEMPAAEEVEAVWKKLSRISHEVSFGVKTTEGHHYRRVALQEARAQGSKPARRAIPTRDGKGIMFISHTGEIQPSGFLPMTAGNVRTDDPGEIYRTHPLFLKLRDDNALQGKCGRCEYRSICGGSRSRAYAVYGDMMAEDNLCPYQPRLSQHHD, encoded by the coding sequence ATGCGCCCGGTTTTTAGTGAAACAGATCTCAATGAACGCCCCTTCCTGGTTTTCTGGGAAGTGACGCGCGCTTGCGCGCTTGCGTGCAGACATTGCCGCGCCGTAGCCCAGCCGCGTCCCCACCCGGATGAATTGACCCATGAGGAGGCATTGCGCCTGATTGACCAGTTGGCGGAACTGCGGCCTCCCATGCTGGTGCTGACGGGCGGCGACCCGGTCATGAGGCCGGATATTCTGGAATTGATCCGTGCGGCTTCCGGCAAGGGGCTGCATGTGGCCTTGAGCCCTGCTGCTACCGCCCGGCTGCTGCACACGGATTTCCGTGCGTTGAAAGAAGCCGGAGTTCAGAGCATGTCGTTGAGCCTGGACGGCGCGCATGAGAGTACCCATGACGCTTTCCGCGGCGTTCTCCACACATATGAACGGACTCTCCGGGCTGCGGAAATGGCGAAGGAAGCCGGCATGCACTTGCAAATCAACACCACCATCACCAGGAGCACGCTGGGAGAATTTGACGACTTTGTGGAGCTGATGAATAAGATGAAGCCGGGCATGTGGAGCGTGTTTCTTCTGGTGCCCACAGGCCGCGCCGCCATGGATGAAATGCCTGCCGCGGAAGAAGTGGAAGCCGTCTGGAAAAAACTGAGCAGGATAAGCCATGAGGTATCCTTCGGCGTTAAAACTACGGAAGGGCACCATTACCGCCGCGTGGCGCTTCAGGAAGCCCGCGCCCAGGGCAGCAAGCCTGCCCGCCGCGCCATCCCCACCCGGGACGGCAAAGGCATTATGTTTATTTCCCATACCGGAGAAATCCAGCCCTCCGGTTTTCTGCCCATGACGGCAGGGAACGTCCGGACGGATGACCCTGGAGAAATCTACCGTACGCACCCTCTTTTCCTCAAGCTCCGGGATGACAATGCGTTGCAGGGCAAATGCGGACGGTGTGAGTACCGTTCCATCTGCGGAGGGTCCCGGTCCCGCGCCTATGCCGTTTACGGAGACATGATGGCGGAAGACAACCTTTGCCCTTATCAGCCCAGGCTTTCACAACACCATGATTAA
- the lysS gene encoding lysine--tRNA ligase yields MSEQQQAHPTTTESELIAVRRDKLAKIRELGIDPYGARFDVTTTPAGLKADFQEDKQVAVAGRLLAIRDMGKSQFFVIGDVRGKIQGFLHKNEVDETTWKLWKLLDRGDWVGIKGTTFLTRTGEPTVKVSGLTILSKSLRPLPDKWHGLADKEVTYRKRHLDLISNEESASLFVTRSLMIAEIRRFLQERGYLEVETPMLQDVAGGAAAKPFETYHNALDMPLTLRIAPELFLKRLMVGGFTKIFELNRSFRNEGIDRRHNPEFTMLEAYCACGDFETMANMVEELICHLAEKFCGGLQIDHKDAEGNVLYTIDLTRPWKRADYQDLIRGVAGEDWFDISPEARRARCEELGVEISPDMKDVDVSQQVYEKLVEEKTMNPCFVTHVAKDLVPLAKLNRENPDVVDVYELVINGQEISPGYSELNDPDVQKERLEHQAAGETQRVDYDFIETLEYGMPSAGGIGIGIDRVVMMLTGASSIRDVLLFPQLKRKDS; encoded by the coding sequence ATGTCCGAACAACAGCAGGCACATCCGACCACGACGGAATCCGAACTTATTGCCGTGCGCCGCGACAAGCTCGCCAAAATCCGCGAGCTGGGAATTGATCCCTATGGCGCAAGATTTGACGTGACCACCACTCCCGCCGGGTTGAAAGCCGATTTCCAGGAAGACAAACAGGTAGCCGTCGCCGGCCGCCTTCTGGCTATTCGCGACATGGGCAAGTCCCAGTTTTTCGTCATTGGGGACGTACGGGGGAAAATCCAGGGGTTCCTGCATAAGAATGAGGTGGATGAAACTACCTGGAAGCTTTGGAAGCTCCTGGATCGCGGGGACTGGGTCGGCATTAAGGGAACCACGTTCCTGACCCGTACCGGAGAACCTACCGTGAAGGTATCCGGACTGACCATTCTTTCCAAAAGCCTCCGCCCCCTGCCGGACAAATGGCACGGATTGGCGGACAAGGAGGTCACCTACCGCAAGCGCCACCTGGACCTTATTTCCAATGAGGAAAGCGCCTCCCTGTTCGTTACGCGCTCCCTCATGATTGCGGAAATCCGCCGCTTTCTCCAGGAACGCGGATATCTGGAAGTGGAGACCCCCATGCTTCAGGATGTGGCCGGTGGCGCCGCCGCCAAGCCGTTTGAAACGTACCATAACGCGCTGGATATGCCGTTGACATTGCGCATTGCCCCGGAGCTTTTCCTCAAGCGTCTGATGGTGGGCGGCTTCACCAAAATTTTCGAACTCAACCGCAGCTTCCGCAATGAAGGCATTGACCGCCGCCACAACCCGGAATTCACCATGCTGGAAGCCTATTGCGCCTGCGGCGATTTTGAAACCATGGCGAATATGGTGGAGGAACTCATCTGCCATCTGGCGGAAAAATTCTGCGGGGGCCTTCAGATTGACCACAAGGACGCGGAGGGCAACGTGCTTTACACCATCGACCTCACCCGTCCCTGGAAACGCGCCGACTATCAGGACCTGATCCGCGGCGTGGCGGGAGAAGACTGGTTTGACATTTCCCCCGAAGCGCGCCGCGCCCGCTGTGAAGAGCTGGGAGTGGAAATCAGCCCGGATATGAAAGATGTGGACGTTTCCCAGCAGGTTTATGAAAAACTGGTGGAGGAAAAGACCATGAACCCCTGCTTCGTTACCCACGTGGCCAAGGATCTGGTCCCCCTCGCCAAACTGAACCGGGAAAATCCGGATGTGGTGGACGTTTATGAACTGGTGATCAACGGGCAGGAAATTTCCCCCGGCTATTCGGAATTGAACGATCCTGACGTGCAAAAGGAACGCCTGGAACACCAGGCTGCCGGAGAGACCCAGCGTGTGGACTATGATTTCATTGAGACGCTGGAATACGGAATGCCCTCCGCAGGCGGCATCGGCATCGGTATCGACCGCGTCGTCATGATGCTGACGGGGGCTTCCTCCATCCGCGACGTGTTGCTCTTCCCGCAGCTGAAACGTAAGGACAGTTAA
- a CDS encoding radical SAM protein: MINITRLWTGAEQPADHLRYGQGHGHGRFAGGAVDSCAPASSRVRKPIVVWNITRTCNLKCVHCYADASARKFEGELDWDQCCAVIDDLAGYKVNALLFSGGEPLVHPRFMELLERATGKGLKVTISTNGTRITPEAAARFKELGVAYVGISLDGIGAVHDKFRGVEGSFEQAVRGFRLCSEVGQKTGLRLTLTRNNVQCMGRILDFIDANDIQRVCFYHLVPTGRGVEVQTLTQEEARNAMDTLIARVEEWKAEGKNREVLTVTQPADGIYLLLRQLREGSPLAKETLGLLQWNGGGANSSGRGIANIDTQGAVHPDQFWQSVTLGNVKNDRFSDLWDARAGAAVEMLPELRGSDDPLERQKKIEGRCGRCVHFALCGGGFRTRAAFANGHWYGSDPGCYLTEEEISTPLPEIR, translated from the coding sequence ATGATTAATATTACCAGACTTTGGACAGGGGCGGAACAGCCCGCGGACCATTTGAGATACGGACAGGGCCACGGGCACGGCCGTTTTGCAGGGGGCGCCGTGGATTCCTGTGCGCCGGCTTCGTCCCGCGTGCGCAAGCCCATTGTGGTCTGGAACATTACGCGCACCTGCAATCTCAAATGCGTACACTGTTATGCGGATGCCTCAGCCCGGAAATTTGAGGGGGAGCTGGATTGGGACCAGTGCTGCGCGGTCATTGATGATTTGGCGGGCTACAAGGTGAACGCCCTCCTTTTTTCCGGAGGGGAGCCGCTGGTGCATCCACGCTTTATGGAACTGCTGGAACGTGCCACCGGGAAAGGGCTGAAGGTGACCATTTCCACAAACGGCACCCGCATCACGCCGGAGGCCGCAGCGCGGTTCAAGGAACTGGGCGTGGCGTACGTAGGCATTTCCCTGGACGGCATTGGCGCCGTTCATGACAAATTCCGCGGCGTGGAAGGTTCTTTTGAACAGGCGGTGCGCGGGTTCAGGCTTTGCAGTGAAGTGGGGCAGAAGACAGGTCTGCGCCTGACGCTGACCCGCAACAATGTGCAGTGCATGGGCCGGATTTTGGACTTTATTGACGCCAACGACATCCAGCGCGTCTGTTTTTACCATCTGGTTCCCACTGGCCGCGGCGTGGAAGTGCAAACCCTGACCCAGGAAGAAGCGCGGAATGCCATGGATACGCTGATTGCCCGTGTGGAGGAATGGAAAGCGGAGGGGAAAAACCGTGAAGTGCTGACTGTGACTCAGCCTGCGGACGGCATTTACCTGCTTCTGCGCCAGCTCCGGGAAGGCTCCCCTCTGGCGAAGGAAACCCTTGGCCTGCTCCAGTGGAATGGCGGCGGCGCGAACAGTTCCGGCCGGGGCATCGCCAACATTGACACGCAGGGAGCCGTGCATCCGGACCAGTTTTGGCAATCCGTTACTCTGGGCAATGTGAAGAATGACCGGTTTTCCGATTTATGGGACGCCAGGGCCGGAGCCGCGGTGGAGATGCTGCCTGAGCTGCGCGGCTCTGACGACCCTCTGGAACGGCAGAAAAAGATTGAAGGCCGTTGCGGCCGCTGCGTTCACTTCGCCCTGTGCGGCGGAGGCTTCCGCACCCGTGCCGCGTTTGCCAATGGGCACTGGTACGGATCAGATCCCGGCTGCTATCTGACGGAAGAGGAAATTTCCACCCCCTTGCCGGAAATCAGGTAA
- a CDS encoding exosortase system-associated protein, TIGR04073 family, producing MKRAIISALFAAGVLGVASADIQAPPASEYTPTRKLGRAIANLIYSVEEIPLGIINWTSREGDYAGFSVGIVDGTATMFERMGYGIYELVTFWAPTYKCTYKPPYQGRCGMSGLKEYNPNGGLSEFPAELSFQSYYKYSRQQRD from the coding sequence ATGAAACGTGCCATCATCTCAGCTCTTTTTGCCGCCGGCGTCCTTGGCGTCGCCAGCGCGGACATTCAGGCTCCCCCCGCTTCCGAATACACCCCCACCCGCAAGCTGGGCCGCGCCATCGCCAACCTTATTTATTCCGTTGAAGAAATTCCGCTGGGAATCATCAACTGGACGAGCCGCGAAGGAGATTATGCCGGTTTTTCCGTAGGCATTGTTGATGGCACCGCTACCATGTTTGAGCGCATGGGCTACGGAATCTATGAACTTGTCACCTTCTGGGCTCCCACTTACAAGTGCACGTACAAGCCTCCGTATCAAGGACGTTGCGGCATGAGCGGCCTCAAGGAGTACAATCCCAATGGCGGTCTGAGCGAATTCCCTGCGGAACTCAGCTTCCAGAGCTACTACAAGTATTCACGCCAGCAGCGTGATTAA
- a CDS encoding NAD(P)H-dependent glycerol-3-phosphate dehydrogenase has product MMNRLHKIAVIGAGSWGTALSMVLATRECEVVLWTPEEAQARQLAETRRSPVLSKTALPLAPNIHPTCDLDQVRDAGLIVVVVPSVAMRSVAQQLRSLPVLPDAVIVSCTKGIEQGTHKRMTEILQEYLPSNPIGVLSGPNHAEDICLGLPSASLIGFEDPKYADWAQQIFASKTFRVYSATDIIGMQLGGTIKNVFAIGAGLCEGLNLGDNAQAALLTRGLAEMTRIGVASGGRRETFMGLSGVGDLIVTCYSRHSRNQTVGRRLAEGKSLQEILDTLGMVAEGVPNTLSVYEIARKLDVRTPLIDAVYSVLYESKPPMEALAELMTRDPRPESD; this is encoded by the coding sequence ATGATGAATCGGTTACATAAAATAGCAGTCATTGGCGCCGGTTCCTGGGGCACGGCCCTCTCCATGGTTCTGGCGACCCGGGAATGTGAAGTCGTCCTGTGGACGCCGGAAGAGGCTCAGGCCAGGCAGCTGGCCGAAACAAGGCGCAGCCCGGTCCTTTCGAAAACCGCCCTTCCTCTGGCCCCCAATATTCATCCTACTTGCGACCTGGATCAGGTAAGGGACGCGGGGCTCATTGTGGTAGTGGTCCCTTCCGTGGCCATGCGTTCCGTGGCCCAGCAGCTGCGCAGCCTGCCGGTGCTGCCGGATGCCGTCATCGTCTCCTGCACCAAGGGCATTGAACAGGGAACCCATAAAAGAATGACGGAAATCCTCCAGGAATATCTGCCCTCCAACCCCATAGGCGTGCTTTCCGGTCCCAATCATGCGGAAGATATCTGCCTGGGCCTTCCGTCCGCTTCCCTGATTGGATTTGAAGATCCGAAATATGCGGATTGGGCGCAGCAGATATTTGCATCCAAAACCTTCCGTGTTTATTCCGCTACGGATATTATCGGCATGCAGCTGGGCGGAACGATTAAGAACGTCTTTGCCATCGGGGCCGGCTTATGCGAAGGACTGAATCTGGGGGACAATGCCCAGGCCGCTCTGCTGACCCGCGGCCTGGCTGAAATGACGCGCATCGGCGTCGCCAGCGGGGGCCGCAGGGAAACCTTCATGGGCCTTTCCGGAGTAGGCGATCTGATCGTTACCTGCTATTCCCGCCATTCCCGCAACCAGACGGTGGGGCGGAGACTGGCGGAAGGGAAAAGCCTCCAGGAAATCCTGGATACCCTGGGCATGGTGGCGGAAGGGGTGCCCAACACCCTTTCCGTCTATGAAATTGCGCGGAAGCTGGATGTCAGGACTCCCCTGATTGACGCCGTTTATTCCGTTCTTTATGAATCCAAGCCGCCGATGGAAGCGCTTGCGGAACTTATGACGCGTGACCCCCGGCCGGAGTCGGATTGA
- a CDS encoding PEP-CTERM sorting domain-containing protein, with amino-acid sequence MARTSGQQLLDKVKGLQNGIYAGGNNNSISNWGVNNEGAWVNEDNAGTITLCGRAGVSGDSFAMVLGGPQQGDSVSSITFSCNTPSSVITSYSMVLAVYDSTGSLVEELSRVQNFSFTSTSETTTVSLDMSDAPLTWEEGYKVVAGVRGGAGTATSAYTITGIQVSYETVPEPAAASLGLLGLGAMLLRRRRS; translated from the coding sequence ATGGCGAGAACATCAGGGCAACAACTTCTGGACAAAGTAAAGGGCCTGCAAAATGGAATATATGCCGGCGGCAATAACAATTCCATTTCAAATTGGGGGGTAAATAATGAAGGCGCTTGGGTGAATGAGGACAATGCAGGAACCATTACATTATGCGGACGTGCCGGAGTTAGCGGGGATTCCTTCGCCATGGTTCTTGGAGGGCCGCAGCAGGGTGATTCCGTTTCTTCCATTACGTTTTCCTGCAATACTCCTTCTTCCGTCATCACCAGTTATTCCATGGTGCTTGCCGTATATGATTCAACCGGCAGTTTGGTTGAGGAGCTCTCCAGAGTACAGAATTTCTCATTTACTTCTACATCGGAAACAACAACAGTTTCCCTGGATATGTCGGATGCTCCCCTTACCTGGGAAGAAGGGTATAAGGTAGTCGCCGGGGTGCGCGGTGGCGCTGGAACCGCTACTTCCGCTTATACAATTACCGGTATACAGGTTTCCTATGAAACGGTGCCCGAGCCTGCCGCCGCGTCTTTGGGCCTGCTGGGTCTGGGAGCTATGCTGTTGCGCCGCAGACGCTCATAG
- a CDS encoding O-acetylhomoserine aminocarboxypropyltransferase/cysteine synthase family protein gives MNRELRPETLCVQAGWAPKKGEPRVLPIYQSTTFKYETSEQMAKLFDLEESGFFYTRLQNPTNEAVARKIAELEGGVAAILTSSGQAASFFAVFNICEAGDHIVSAAAIYGGTYNLFAVTFRKMGIEVTFVDQDAPAEEIAKAFRPNTKAFFAETISNPTLCVLDIRKMADIAHAHGVPLIVDNTFATPINCRPFEWGADIVTHSTTKYMDGHATAVGGVIVDSGNFDWEAHRDQFPGLTEPDPSYHGLSYSKSFGKGAYITKATVQLMRDLGSIQSPQNAFLLNLGLETLHLRVPRHCENAQKVAEFLQGQEDVAWINYPGLSSNEYYELAQKQFRGGQSCGVVTFGIKGGRERSIKFMDSLKLAAIVTHVADSRTCVLHPASHTHRQLTDEQLMEAGVRPDLIRFSVGTEAAEDIIADLKQALEVIR, from the coding sequence ATGAATCGGGAATTGAGACCGGAAACCCTGTGCGTGCAGGCGGGCTGGGCGCCTAAAAAGGGCGAACCCCGCGTATTGCCCATTTACCAGAGCACGACGTTCAAGTATGAGACCAGCGAACAAATGGCAAAATTGTTTGATCTGGAAGAATCCGGCTTTTTTTATACACGCCTCCAGAACCCCACCAACGAGGCGGTTGCCAGAAAAATCGCTGAACTGGAAGGCGGTGTGGCCGCCATTCTGACGTCTTCCGGCCAGGCGGCTTCCTTCTTTGCCGTTTTCAATATTTGCGAGGCTGGAGATCATATCGTCAGCGCTGCGGCCATTTACGGAGGCACATACAACCTCTTTGCCGTCACCTTCCGGAAAATGGGCATTGAAGTTACTTTCGTGGACCAGGACGCCCCGGCGGAGGAAATCGCCAAAGCGTTCCGTCCCAATACGAAGGCTTTCTTTGCGGAGACTATTTCCAATCCTACGCTTTGCGTGCTGGATATCCGTAAAATGGCGGACATTGCCCATGCGCACGGCGTTCCTCTCATTGTGGACAATACCTTTGCCACTCCCATTAATTGCCGTCCGTTTGAATGGGGCGCGGATATCGTCACCCACTCCACCACCAAGTACATGGACGGCCATGCCACCGCCGTAGGCGGCGTGATTGTGGACAGCGGCAATTTTGACTGGGAGGCGCACAGGGATCAATTCCCGGGGTTGACGGAACCGGACCCCTCCTACCACGGTCTCTCCTACAGCAAAAGCTTCGGCAAGGGCGCCTACATCACCAAGGCGACTGTCCAGCTCATGCGCGACCTGGGTTCCATCCAGTCCCCGCAGAACGCCTTTTTGCTCAACCTGGGCCTGGAAACCCTCCACCTGCGCGTGCCGCGGCATTGTGAAAACGCGCAAAAAGTGGCGGAATTCCTGCAAGGGCAGGAAGATGTTGCCTGGATCAATTATCCGGGGCTTTCTTCCAATGAGTATTATGAACTGGCGCAGAAGCAATTCCGCGGCGGCCAATCCTGCGGCGTAGTAACCTTCGGCATCAAGGGAGGCCGTGAGCGTTCCATCAAGTTTATGGACAGTCTGAAACTGGCCGCTATCGTGACCCATGTAGCAGATTCCCGCACCTGCGTTCTCCATCCCGCCAGCCATACGCACCGTCAGTTGACGGATGAACAGCTCATGGAGGCGGGCGTACGGCCTGACCTCATCCGGTTTTCCGTAGGGACGGAAGCTGCGGAAGACATTATTGCGGATCTCAAACAGGCTTTGGAAGTTATTCGTTAA
- a CDS encoding YifB family Mg chelatase-like AAA ATPase, producing MMTRLYSSTVLGVDGVEVEVEVDFRPMAEKRTFIVGLPDAAVKESGQRVDTAIQNSGLPFQQGVFVVNLAPADLRKQGPGFDLPIALGMVAGAAEKEMDASDWCIVGELALDGTVRPVQGILPQIMEARRMGRRRIMLPRANACEGLPVQGVEIYPVSSLREAWHLLTSEALPPPFTGSGQEVRASRDKDAAVDFDEIKGQPYARRAMEIAAAGGHNILLCGSPGSGKSMLAQRLPTILPPLSPEEALETSKIHSVCGLLKRGNGLVDQRPFRAPHHTISDVGLMGGGANITPGEVSLAHNGVLFLDELPEFRRSALETLRQPLETGQVVISRASGTMTFPCRFMLAAAMNPCPCGYLGDRRRACTCPPAQIARYRRKISGPLLDRFDLLMEVPAVDPSILASAPAGECSASIRERVAAARRLQASRYAGTPFRNNAALSGKALQKYCRLQPEGRSILLRAVEELALSARAYDRILKVARTIADLEGTSDIQDAHLYEAVQYRAFEQSLRD from the coding sequence GGACACGGCCATACAAAACAGCGGCCTTCCCTTTCAGCAGGGCGTCTTCGTCGTCAATCTGGCCCCGGCGGATTTAAGGAAGCAAGGCCCCGGATTTGACCTTCCCATCGCCCTGGGAATGGTTGCGGGAGCGGCGGAAAAGGAGATGGACGCTTCTGACTGGTGCATTGTAGGAGAACTGGCCCTGGACGGAACCGTCCGCCCCGTGCAAGGCATTCTGCCGCAAATCATGGAAGCGCGGCGCATGGGCAGGAGACGCATCATGCTGCCGCGCGCCAACGCCTGTGAAGGGCTGCCCGTGCAGGGCGTGGAGATTTATCCCGTTTCTTCCCTGAGGGAAGCATGGCATCTGCTTACTTCCGAAGCCCTGCCGCCTCCATTTACGGGTTCAGGGCAAGAGGTGCGCGCTTCCCGGGACAAAGACGCCGCTGTGGATTTTGACGAAATCAAGGGGCAGCCTTATGCACGCCGCGCCATGGAGATTGCGGCGGCAGGAGGCCATAATATCCTGCTTTGCGGCTCTCCGGGGTCCGGCAAATCCATGCTGGCGCAAAGACTCCCGACCATTCTTCCGCCGCTGAGTCCGGAGGAAGCGTTGGAAACCAGCAAAATCCATTCCGTATGCGGCCTGTTGAAACGGGGGAACGGCCTGGTGGATCAGCGTCCGTTCCGGGCACCCCACCACACCATTTCCGATGTCGGACTGATGGGGGGAGGAGCAAACATCACGCCGGGAGAAGTATCCCTGGCCCACAACGGCGTTCTCTTTCTGGATGAATTGCCGGAATTCCGCCGCTCCGCTCTGGAAACCCTGCGGCAGCCGCTGGAAACCGGCCAGGTAGTCATTTCCCGCGCTTCCGGCACCATGACATTCCCGTGCCGTTTCATGTTGGCTGCCGCCATGAACCCGTGTCCCTGCGGTTATCTGGGAGACAGGAGACGGGCCTGCACCTGCCCCCCGGCGCAGATCGCGCGCTACCGCCGCAAGATTTCAGGCCCGCTGCTGGACCGGTTTGACCTGCTGATGGAAGTTCCCGCCGTGGATCCCTCTATTCTGGCCTCCGCGCCTGCCGGAGAATGTTCCGCCAGTATCCGGGAACGCGTGGCGGCCGCACGGCGGCTCCAGGCCAGCAGATACGCAGGAACGCCTTTCCGCAATAATGCGGCCCTTTCCGGAAAAGCGCTCCAGAAATATTGCCGCCTGCAGCCGGAAGGACGGTCCATCCTGCTCCGCGCCGTGGAAGAGCTGGCCCTTTCCGCCAGAGCCTATGACCGTATTCTCAAGGTGGCCCGGACCATCGCAGATTTGGAAGGAACTTCCGATATTCAGGATGCACATTTGTACGAAGCCGTGCAGTACCGGGCTTTCGAACAATCACTGAGGGATTAG